From Candidatus Campbellbacteria bacterium:
TTTACCGACCCCTACAACACGCACACGATCAAAGTCAGAGAGTGTATATAAACCATCAGCAGCATGAAGCACTCCCCCTTCTATAAAAACGGTTTTCTGAATTACCGCTCGTGTATCAATCGCAGAGAGTCCGGCGTCTAAAATTGAAAGTGCGTCGGTTCGCTGTGGTGTGGTCGCTAATTGCTCAAAATTCTTTATTTTCATGCGATTTCACAAAATCGCGTCGCGCAAGTGTCAATTAAAGCGCGACGAATACTTGTGTGTACTCTCAGTGTACCAAGCAGGATCTAAAAATACCACGGATAGCTGTATGACCTCATATAATAGAAAAACCACCCCGCCTTGGCGGGATGGTTTTTCTTCACGACGCTTATGCGCGTGATACGTTTGTTGCTGCAGGGCCCTTCTCCCCGTCTACAACATCAAAGGAGACAACATCGCCAACCTTCAATTCTTCAAACGTAACGCCGTTCAATTCCTTAGAGTGGAAGAAAAGGTCCTTTGTTTCGCCTTCGCGAGAAATGAATCCAAATCCTCGATCTGTAAGAGTTTTGATAACTCCGTTCATATTGATTTGATATATTTAAGACTACTCAATAGCGAGAAACTCGACTTTATTTCTGCATCTCGCACCAGACTAGTGTATCTTATGTCAACACTTTTTGCAACGCCTTCTGTGGCTCGTCAATATGGCCTTATTTCAAGCCATAGTTAGTCATCTTGACCTGTGGCTATTCTATAAATGTTAACGCGTTGCCTGTTTTACTTCCACGGCCCGTTCGTCCTATGCGGTGGATGTAGTCGTCAAACGTCTGTGGCAAATCATAATTGATGACGTGTGTGATGTCAGCAATATCAAGACCTCGAGCTGCAA
This genomic window contains:
- a CDS encoding cold shock domain-containing protein; the encoded protein is MNGVIKTLTDRGFGFISREGETKDLFFHSKELNGVTFEELKVGDVVSFDVVDGEKGPAATNVSRA